The Lysinibacillus irui sequence CCTGACGGTCAAATTTCACACGTACATTGTCAGCAATTTTTAATGTCACTGCAGTGTCCTCAATTGCATCGATGACACCATGTAGACCACCAATTGTAATGACTTTATCTCCACGTTGCAAACTATTTTGCATATTTTGAGTTTGCTGCTGTCTTTTTTTAGCTGGACGGATTAAGATAAACCACATTGCAACGAACATTAATAATATTGGTGCTAATCCTATTAATTGATCCATACTACATCTTGCCCCCTTTCTAAATCTCACTTTTTTAGTATAGACTATTCCACCTGCAAAAAGCGATGGACATGCCCAAAAATTTTCTCAATTACTAATATTTTTTCTATGATTGACAATATTTTGCTAGAAATATTCACTTTTTACAAAGTTTTGAATAACTTTTCCTAACTATAGCTCTTAGTTGACGTTATTACGCCAAAGCGAATTACTTAAAAGTTTTTCGCATTTGGGCCATTAAAGCCATATTTTTCAAAGAATTCCTCACGGAAATCACCAAGACGGTCTTGACGAATTGCCTCACGTACTTGTTCCATCAATTTTAATAGGAAATGTAAATTATGATAAGTTGTTAAACGAATTCCAAACGTTTCTTCTGTGCGAATAAGGTGGCGAATGTAGGCACGAGAATAATTTTTACATGTATAGCAATCACAGTTTGGATCTATTGGGCCAAAGTCACGTGCATATTTGGCATTTTTCACTACTAGACGTCCCTCAGAGGTCATTAGTGTACCATTACGTGCAATACGTGTTGGCAGTACACAGTCAAACATATCAATTCCACGAATAGCTCCATCAATTAAAGAGTCTGGTGAGCCAACCCCCATTAAATAACGTGGTTTATTTTCAGGCATCATTGGTGTTGTGAATTCTAAAACTCTGTTCATCACATCTTTCGGCTCACCAACAGATAAACCACCAATTGCGTAACCTGGGAAGTCTAATTCTACTAAGGCTTCTGCCGAACGGCGGCGTAAATCCTCGTACTCCCCGCCTTGAATGATACCAAATAAACCTTGGTCTTCTGGACGCTTATGTGCTTCTTTACAGCGTTTTGCCCAACGAGTTGTACGATCGACTGATTGCAACATGTATTCATGTGTTGCAGGATATGGTGGACATTCATCGAAAGCCATCATAATGTCAGAGCCTAAATCATTTTGAATTTCCATTGCTTTTTCTGGACTTAAAAATAATTTATCTCCATTTAGATGGTTACGGAAATGAACGCCTTCCTCTTCAATTTTACGGAATTGGCTTAGTGAGAACACTTGGAAACCACCTGAATCCGTTAGAATTGGACGATCCCAGTTCATAAATTTATGAAGTCCCCCTGCTTCCTTGACAATATCATTACCTGGTCGTAGCCATAAATGGTACGTATTGGACAAAATGATCCCTGCATTCATTTCTTTTAATTCTTCTGGGGACATTGTTTTAACTGTTGCTTGTGTCCCTACAGGCATAAATGCTGGTGTTTCAAAGGAGCCATGTGGTGTATGCACGATACCAAGACGAGCTCCTGTTTGTTTACAAGTATGAAGTAATTCATATCGAATTGCTGGTTGTGTCATAAAATAAAAAATCCTCTCTTATCTGAAGTAAAAACAGTACTTCGATTTAATCCCCGATTATTTTTTCGGACGTATAAACATCGCATCCCCAAAACTGAAGAAGCGATATTTTTCCTCTACAGCTTGTTGATAGGCGCTTAAAATGGTTTCGCGTGTGGCTAGTGTACTAACAAGCATGACAAGCGTTGATTTTGGTAAATGGAAATTGGTAATTAACCCATCTACCACCGTGAAGTTGTAGCCCGGATAAATGAAAATTGATGTCCAACCCTGTTCAGCCCGCACTTCGCCATCGTATTTAGAGCCAATCGTTTCTAATGTTCGTGTAGAGGTTGTCCCAACAGCTATTACCTTACCACCGTTACGCTTTACACGATTAATTGTGTCTGCTGCTTGTTCGGTAACACTATAAAATTCAGCATGCATTTCATGGTTTTCAATTGAATCTACACTCACTGGACGGAAAGTACCAAGTCCTACATGTAATGTGATAAAGACTACTTCTACACCTTTAGCTTTCACTTGCTCTAATAATTGCTCTGTCCAATGCAGTCCTGCTGTAGGCGCTGCAGCTGAGCCACGTTCTTTGGCATAAACTGTTTGGTAACGATCCTTGTCCCCTAGTTTTTCACGAATATATGGAGGCAACGGCATCTCACCAAGCTGTTCTAATATTTCATAAAAGATTCCATCGTAATGAAATTCAAATGTACGTCCGCCATGTTCAAGCTCACCCGTACAAGTCGCTGACAATAAACCATCTCCAAATGTGATAGTTGTCCCTACCTTTACACGCTTCGCTGGTTTTACAAGTGTTTCCCACTCATCTGTACCAGCTAATTGCTTCAATAGCAATACTTCTATATGTGCACCTGTTTCTTCTTTGACGCCCATTAAGCGAGCAGGTAAGACTCTTGTATCATTTAATACAAGACAGTCTCCTGCATGTAGCTCATCTAAAATATGAGCAAAATGGTGGTGCTCTACTTTATTGGAACCAGGTGTTACGACCATTAATCGACTTGCTGTACGATCGGCTAATGGTGTTTGGGCAATGAGCTCCTCTGGTAATTCAAAATCAAAATCTTCTACACGCATGAAAAAAACTTCCTTCTATTATGTTTGTTGGGGATATTCATATCCAAAATGTTCGTAAGCTAAATGTGTGGCTACTCTTCCACGTGGTGTACGCTGAATTAGGCCAATTTGCATCAAATAGGGCTCATATACATCCTCTATCGTAACCCTTTCCTCACCAATTGATGCAGCAAGTGTATCTAAGCCCACTGGACCTCCTCGGAAGCGCTCAATCATGTTCGTGACAAGTTTATGATCAATATGATCAAGACCCCTAGGATCGACTTGTAACAGTTCTAGCGCTTGCTGTGCAAGTCCCTCCGTTATCATACCATCTCCAAGCACTTGTGCATAATCTCGCACTCGTTTCAATAGACGATTGGCTATTCGGGGGGTTCCACGTGAACGCCTCGCCATTTCCATTGCCGCTACTTGCTCAATTTCCACTTCAAATAAATGAGCACTGCGCACCACAATTTCTGCAAGAGAACGATCATCGTAATATTCTAATCGTAGTAAAACTCCAAAACGGTCTCTTAGAGGGGCAGATAAGGCGCCAGCTCTTGTTGTAGCACCTACAAGGGTAAAGGGAGGTAAATCAAGTCGAACTGAACGTGCTTCTGGACCTTTCCCAACCACAATATCTAAACAGAAGTCCTCCATTGCTGGATATAACACTTCTTCAATGGCACGGGGGAGTCGATGAATTTCATCAATAAATAAAACGTCCCCAGGCTCTAGTGAACTTAAAATAGCTGCTAAATCTCCTGGACGCTCAATCGCTGGTCCACTTGTCATACGGACATTGACATTCATCTCATTCGCGATAACAGCAGCTAATGTCGTTTTCCCAAGTCCTGGAGGCCCATATAACAGCACATGATCTAAACTTTCTTGGCGAAGCTTTGCTGCTTCAATGAATATTTGTAAATTTTCCTTTACTTTATGCTGCCCAATATACTGTGCTAGTCTTTGTGGGCGTAAAGATAATTCAAATTGCTCATCATAGCTTCCTGCCTCACTTGCCATCATACGTTCAGACATGTACCTTCCCTCCTTTTCTTATTTTAATTTTAACAGTAGTTGCAGTGCTTGTTTCATAAAGGCATCTGTCGTCTCAAGCTTGTCATTATCCTCAAGCTGTGGTCGAATTTTTTCGAGCTCCTTTTCAGAATAACCAAGTGCCATTAAGGCAAGTATGGCTTCTTCTAGTTCATGTTTATAAGGATTGACACCAAATAACGGTAGCTCATCTTCTGTACTAGGTAACTCTATTGTATCTAATAGAGAGCCTAGCTTACCTTTTAAATCTAGTATCATTTGACGAGCTGTTTTCTTCCCTACTCCAGGGAACTTTACTAAAAACGCCTCGTCTTCCCGTTCAATCGCACTAATAACCTGTTGCGGGTTGCCTGTAGCTAGAATAGCTAGAGCCCCCTTTGGTCCTATACCAGATACTAAAATTAGCTTTCTAAACAGTTCTCGTTGATCTAGATTAGGGAAACCATATAAAACCTGTGCATCTTCTCGAACATGCAAATGAACGTATATCTGTTGTTCAAGAGCAGATGCTCGAAACGCAAACGGGTTAGGGGTATTAAGTTGCCAGCCAATACCCTGTTGTTCAAGTACAATATATTCTGGTGTAATACGAGTAATTTGTCCTTTTAAATAATCATACATCCATAATCCCTCACAATCATCGTCTTCGATTATAGCATATAGCGAACGAATGCTCGACAAAAAGTAGTATGAAAAGCGTTGCTCTCAGACAAAAATGACCGCCAAATGACGGTCATTTCTTGACAAATCTATCAATATCGTACCACAGTTTTGGCCAATAGGTGAGGGCTCGTTTTGTAAATGGCACTAAATAATCTAAAAATACTAGCTGTTGCTCTAATGGTAAATCCACTGCAAAAAGCCATTCACGTAATAATTCATTCGGATATTTCAAACGATGGAGCTTTCTTTTATCCAATCGCTTCAGCTCCGGTAATTCAGCAAAAACCTTTGCAAGGTCATAATCGACAGCTGGTAATACCCGATGCAACCATAAAATATATTCATCATCCGCTTCTCCAAGATGTGCTAAATCAAAATCAATTAAACGCAATTGTCCATCAGAGCACCATAAAAAATTATGATGGACAACATCCCCATGTAAGAGTGTGATGTCTTTTTCTGGTACATCCTCTAGTGCAATCAATTGTAGCGATTTATCGCTGTAGTGCAAAATTTGATCTATTTCTTCTTTTGTTAGAAATGCTCGAAACTCATTTCTTCTACTTTTAAAACGCATATGACGCATTTGCCACTTTAAAAGTTGTGAGTAGGTATGCAAGCCTGGCACTCGCTGCCAAGCAATTTTTTTATGTGTATCATGTAAAGCAATTAATAATTTAAGAGATTCCTTACGATCCTTTTTATGTGCAAAGTTAGCGCCATGACTTCCCTCTTGCCAAACTTGCACAATTAATTGCTCATCATCGCTTTGGACTATTGGTAAAATGAGAGAAGGCTCCAATCTTCCTAACTGGCGATGAATAGCTCTCACCTTCTCCGCAATTTCCACTTGCTTTGCTCGTTTAACAAAATAATTATTCGATTGATACTTATATTTCCAAATATTTGGCTTTACCTCTTCTACTATATACGCTTTTTCACCATCGATAAGGCGTCATCCCGCCTGGGAAATAGTGCGGTGACATCCATGGTCCTGCTCCTGATGGGCACGGCGGTTGACATTGGCAAGGATCCATTTGCCAATTAGGCATCATCATTGGTTGGTTATGACAACCACAGTCTGGCATTGGCATTGGTTTTGTACCACAGCCACAAGATTGACCCATATTCATGTCTGGCATTGGCATTGGCATCGGCATTGGTTGGCTACCACAACCACAAGATTGGCCCATATTCATATCAGGCATCCCCATATTCATATTAGGCATCATATCAAATTGTGGTTTCATTTGCTCATTATGAGTAGGGAAAAACGGTGACGTAGATTCTAAAAAGTCTTCCATCCCCCCAACCTTATGATCTGGCATATCATAGGACATCGGTGGCTGTGGCATCGCATAATGCTCTACCTGTGGCTGCATCTGCATTGGCCACCACATTTGATGATGATAAATCGGCTGGTGACAACTTGAGCAATGTGGTACAACAGGCATTTGTGGCATGATATGCATTGGTGGCTGTGGTGCTGGTTGTGGCACGGGCATTGGCTTTGGTTTTGCTACTGGTGGTGGTGGCGGTGTAGGTGCTGGCGGCGGAGGTGGCTGTATTTGTACGGGTGGTGGAGTAACAGTTTGTTCTACTTGTGGCATTACCACTTGTTGGTGCCAATTCATTTCCACAGGCTGCGGTACCCACATCGGTTGTTGGGGCATCTGCATTGGCATTGGCATTGGTATTGGTATTGGAATCATTTGTGGTTCTGGCATTGGCATAGGAGCTGGTGGTGGTGGTACAATCGGCGGTGGCGGTGGCATCGGTCGTTGTACCTCCTTTTTAGGGCTTTCCTTTGTCGGTGTCTCCTTATGCACTTGTGTTTCCTTTTTCGGCATTTCTTTATGTGAATCTCTATGCGGCTCTTTGTTTATTTTTTCAGGCAATATAATCTCCATGCCTGGAACAATATAGTCTGGGTTGGCAAGATGGACATTGAGCCGCTTCAAATCTTCAAACGAAATGCCGTACTCTTTCGCAATCTTCCACAATGTGTCTCCCTTTTGAACAATATGAATACGCAATTTTTTCCTCCCTTCCTCTCTACGTATCATATGTTCAATGTTTCATTTGGATACAAAAATTTCAGCAAGTTAGAAATGCTTCATGGTACACTTAATCATAAGGAATGCGGATTCCTTTACTATGAGCAGAGGTGAACTCTTATGAAAAAAATGTTAGGCGAAGAACGCCGACTGCAACTATTAACACAATTAAAAAAAAGTAAAACTCCTATAACTGGGACAGACTTGGCTAAGTTTGCTAATGTTTCTAGACAAGTGATCGTCAATGATATGACTTTATTAAAGGCAAGAAATGAGCCCATTATTGCAACGAGTCAGGGCTACCTTTATATGCATCAGGAACATTTACAGCAAACTGTTGAACGCACTCTCCCTTGTTTGCATACCTCTGATCAAACAGAAGATGAATTAATGACGATTGTTGATTGTGGTGGTACAGTGAAAAATGTCATTGTCGAGCACCCAATATACGGAGAACTCATAGCATCGATTATGGTATCTAACCGTCATGAAGTGAAACAATTTATAGAACGTGTTAACGAAACACAGGCAAATTATTTATCAGCTCTCACAGGCGGCATTCATTTGCATGTTATTACTGCACCTTCTGTTGAGGTATTAACTTTGATTGAACAAGCTCTAGAAAAAAAGGGATACTTAGTGCAAGATCAATAAATAAAAAAGCACCGTCTGGGATATCATGTCAAACGGTGCTTTGTGTTTTATTGTAGGTATAGTCTAGCCTTCTCTCCGCGGGTACCCCCATCATATTAGGAGAGGAATCTTTGTCGTTGAGAAGGTGTTGGCAAAAGACATTCACTTTTCTGACCGAATAAACGATAGCGATATTTGGCAAATAGGCGGTATAGCGCATTGCGTATAAATGGTGGCACGAGGATGAAAAGATACAAGCAAGGCCACAGCCTATCTAATTTCTTACATATTTTTAGAGCAGCTGTTGATTCAAAAAAAACTTGCCCATGTTCAATAAGAATCACACTATCTATATTCTTTGAAATATTGAACTGCGCTAGTAGGTTTTGGCCAAAATCACTTTGAAGTGAGGCAAATTGAAAATAGCCAGCTTGATCACGCTTAATAATAAATTGAACCGTGCTATCACAAAAATTACAGACACCATCAAATAAAATGATCCCACCCATCACATTTCCTCCTTATCGTTACTCTGCATCGTCTGAAGTTAAATAAGTAAAGTAGGTACCCAGTGACTTGACCTTACAGCCTAGGGCAGCAAGCTCTTCCATTGCCCCACGCATCATCGGTTCTTTTTCATCTGCTAATACATCAATCATGAAGAAATAATCGCCTAAACCTGTTTTAAGTGGACGTGATTCAATTTTACTTAAATTCAGTTGACGCCAGGCAAAAACAGAAAGCACCTGATGTAACGCCCCTGAACGATCAGTCGGCAATGTTATCATAAATGTCGTTTTTGCTTGCCCCTCTGATAGCTCTTGTGGCAAGCGTTTATTTTGTTTAGACAATACAAAGAAGCGTGTATGGTTAAAATGGAAATCATGGATATTCGACTCCACTATTTCAAGGCCATACTTTTCCGCTGCCGCCGCATTACCGACTGCCGCTATACATTCTTCTGGGTTTTCAGATACATATTTTGCTGCAGCTGCAGTTGAAGTAGTTTGATGTAATGGTACATGACTGAAACGATAAAATAAATATTTATGACATTGTGCAAGCGCATGAGGATGGGAATAGACACCCTCGATCGATTGCCAATGATCCTTCTGCGCTTTATTGACCATTAAATGTTGCTGGATTTTAAGGAGTAATTCACCAGTCACATACAGTGTTGCCTCATGGAATAAGTAATCTAATGTTAACGTTACAGAACCTTCTAAGGCATTTTCTAAAGGTACGACAGCTAAATCAACCTTTCCCTCTGCGACAGCCTCAATACATTCTGGAATCGTTGCGCATGGTATAAGCCACTCATTTGGAAAAGTAGCCTTTGTTGCTAAGTATGTAAATGATGCTTCTGGTCCTAAATAGGCAATTCGATTTTCCCATTGTTGCTTTGTCATTGCAAATACCTCCTTTATGGCACAATAAGGAGCAGTCCCTCCTGTGCAATCACTGTTGGGACAGCTCCTTATTTGAGCTTTGTTATCGTATTTTTTACCTATAGACTTATTCAATACGATAATTGTCATTTTTATCAAAAATTAAAGGCTTTGAACACTACAATACTTATAATGCACCAGAACTAATCACTTCTGCTGATTCAACAAAATCTAAGCGTTTTAATTGCTGGATGAGATCATCAAGGTCACAGGTCATGCTCGTTACATCCAATGATAATGTAACATTAGCACGACCCTGAATAGGGATTGTTTGATGAATTGTCAATACATTACAATGTGTAATGGTCACCGTTTCTAAAAGCTTGGCAAGTGTTCCTTTTCTATCTTGAAGCTGTAAAAAGACTGTTAAAATGCGTTCCTGCACAATTGAATGAAAAGGAAAAACCGCATCACGATATTTGTAAAACGCACTTCGCGATAAATCCACCTGCTTTACCGCATCCCAAATGGAGGATACTGAACCACTTGATAGTAGGTGTTTCGCCTCCAAAGTTTTTTGCATTGCATCCGTTAAAACATCCTCACGAACTAAATAATATCGCTGATTCGCAACATTCTTCATACGCTTCCCCCTAAAACTCATGTCTTAATCGACAAATTCAAATTCAAACTCTTGTAGGCGTACTGTATCGCCATCTTGTGCTCCACGTTCTCGAAGAGCCTCGTCCACACCCATTGCACGCAATTGTCGAGCAAAACGACGAATTCCATCTTCACGGCTAAAGTCTGTCATTTTAAATAAACGTTCAATCGCATAACCACTAATAATAAAGGTACCATCATCATCACGAGTAATTTCGAAATCTTCGCCTTTTGCTTCATGCTTGTACATGACTGTTGCCTCTGATTGCTCCTCTAAGTCATCATATAGAGGGAATTCAGGCGTTACTTCTAATAGATCCGCAATGGCAAATAGAAGCTCTTTTAACCCTTGACGTGAAATAGCAGAAATCGGGAAGATTTGTACTTCCTCTCCGACCTTTTGGCGGAATTCCGCTAAGTTTTCTTCTGCATCTGGCATATCCATTTTATTGGCAACAATAATTTGTGGACGCTCTGTTAAACGAAGATTATATTGTTTCAGTTCTTCATTGATTGTTAAATAATCCTCATACGGATCGCGGCCTTCCATTCCTGACATATCAATGACATGAACAATAACCCGTGTACGCTCAATATGTCTTAAAAATTGATGGCCTAATCCTACCCCTTCGTGTGCTCCTTCGATTAGCCCCGGTAAATCTGCCATCGCAAAGCTTCGGTGATCATCTGTTTCAATCATCCCTAAATTCGGTACAATGGTTGTAAAATGATAAGCACCAATTTTTGGTTTAGCTGCAGAAACAACAGATAAAAGCGTTGATTTACCAACACTTGGGAAACCTACTAACCCTACATCTGCTAAAACTTTTAACTCTAATATAACATTTAATTCTTGTCCTGGCTCACCTTTTTCAGAAAGTTCTGGCGCTGGGTTAGCAGGTGTGGCAAATCTTGAATTCCCACGGCCACCGCGTCCTGCTTTTGCAATAATAGCTCTTTGTTGGTGCTCGACTAAATCGGCAATGACAGCGTTCGTTTCCTCATTGATAACCACTGTTCCTGGTGGCACTTTAATAATTAAATCATCAGCATTTTTACCATGCATGCCTTTACTCATCCCATGTTCACCACGAGGAGCCTTAAAATGGCGTTTGTAACGGAAGTCCATTAATGTACGGAGACCTTCGTCTACTTCAAATACTACATTACCACCATGTCCACCATCGCCACCTGCTGGACCACCATTGGGTACATATTTTTCACGACGAAAGGCTACCATACCGTCTCCGCCGTCGCCACCTTTAACATAAATTTTTACGTGATCGACAAACATTTAGTTCACTCCCTATTTGCACTCAAGACATATTGCCAGCGCGTATTTGACTGCTCAATTGTTTGAATGTCGAATTGTTTCAAACCTTTTTCGGTGAATGCATCAGCACTCCATAACCCATTTAGCGTGAATGTCACGGCAAATGTATGATCGTCAACACGTACATCAAGCGTTAGGATCTGCTCTGTAAACGGATCTAATGTATCATAAACATGCAAAACTGTTTTGTTTAAATAATCTACAACTTCCTGATCAATATCATTGGTCACAGGCTTTTTTATCTCACCGCTTAGCTTCCATGCTAATGATGGATAACGCCATCCTGCTGTTTGTAGCCATTCTATTGTTTGTGGTAATTGTAGTCGATTGAGGATAGAAAACACTCTTAGTTGTTCTGAATAATGCTGAATAAGTTCCTTTGTTTCATCAATTCTACCTAAATCTAAATTCATGCGAATCAGTTGCAGTTGATTCACATAATCATGATTTGCAAAACGTAATACTTCACTAATGGTTAGTGATTGATTGTTCATCCCATTCACTCCAATAAAGTTATCCTTACTAGTATAACAAGTTTTGCTGTAATTTTCCCTAATTCTTTATTCAATTATGCCTTAGCATAATATGTTTCGATTGGAAGTTAACGTGATAAACTACATTCTTCTCATCACCTATAGAAGAGGGAGACTTCTGTACCTGTTACTATGCTTTCATAAAAACATGTACTAAAAGTCATTGAAATTTAGCCAAAAAAAGGACTGCAATAAATGCAGTCCTCCGCTTTATGTTATCTTATAAAAGATTAAGCTTCTTGTGTTGCTGGGTATACAGATACTTGTTTGCGATCGCGACCTAAACGTTCGAATTTCACAACGCCGTCAACTTTAGCAAATAGTGTATCGTCACCACCACGACCTACGTTTGTACCTGGGTAAATTTTTGTACCGCGTTGACGGTAAAGAATTGAACCACCAGTTACGAATTGGCCATCAGCACGTTTAGCACCAAGTCGTTTAGACTCAGAGTCACGTCCGTTTTTAGTAGAACCAACCCCTTTTTTCGATGCGAAAAGTTGAAGGTCTAATGCTAATAATAATTTCATCGAGTTCCACCTCCTACTTGGTTGTAGTTGATTTGGATGTATTGTCCGTAATTTTGCACCATAGAATACACTTGGGCAGTCATTACTTGAACAATTAACTGTAGTTTTGCATCTATTTCAGGCTCTAAATCTAATGGTAAATCTACCTTCAGATAGCCTCCACCTTCAGCTGCTTGTTCGATTTCTGGTTGAATCTGTAATAATGCATAAATAGCATTGACTGTACCAATGGCA is a genomic window containing:
- the yajC gene encoding preprotein translocase subunit YajC, yielding MDQLIGLAPILLMFVAMWFILIRPAKKRQQQTQNMQNSLQRGDKVITIGGLHGVIDAIEDTAVTLKIADNVRVKFDRQAIGRVVNENQ
- the tgt gene encoding tRNA guanosine(34) transglycosylase Tgt, which produces MTQPAIRYELLHTCKQTGARLGIVHTPHGSFETPAFMPVGTQATVKTMSPEELKEMNAGIILSNTYHLWLRPGNDIVKEAGGLHKFMNWDRPILTDSGGFQVFSLSQFRKIEEEGVHFRNHLNGDKLFLSPEKAMEIQNDLGSDIMMAFDECPPYPATHEYMLQSVDRTTRWAKRCKEAHKRPEDQGLFGIIQGGEYEDLRRRSAEALVELDFPGYAIGGLSVGEPKDVMNRVLEFTTPMMPENKPRYLMGVGSPDSLIDGAIRGIDMFDCVLPTRIARNGTLMTSEGRLVVKNAKYARDFGPIDPNCDCYTCKNYSRAYIRHLIRTEETFGIRLTTYHNLHFLLKLMEQVREAIRQDRLGDFREEFFEKYGFNGPNAKNF
- the queA gene encoding tRNA preQ1(34) S-adenosylmethionine ribosyltransferase-isomerase QueA, encoding MRVEDFDFELPEELIAQTPLADRTASRLMVVTPGSNKVEHHHFAHILDELHAGDCLVLNDTRVLPARLMGVKEETGAHIEVLLLKQLAGTDEWETLVKPAKRVKVGTTITFGDGLLSATCTGELEHGGRTFEFHYDGIFYEILEQLGEMPLPPYIREKLGDKDRYQTVYAKERGSAAAPTAGLHWTEQLLEQVKAKGVEVVFITLHVGLGTFRPVSVDSIENHEMHAEFYSVTEQAADTINRVKRNGGKVIAVGTTSTRTLETIGSKYDGEVRAEQGWTSIFIYPGYNFTVVDGLITNFHLPKSTLVMLVSTLATRETILSAYQQAVEEKYRFFSFGDAMFIRPKK
- the ruvB gene encoding Holliday junction branch migration DNA helicase RuvB, giving the protein MSERMMASEAGSYDEQFELSLRPQRLAQYIGQHKVKENLQIFIEAAKLRQESLDHVLLYGPPGLGKTTLAAVIANEMNVNVRMTSGPAIERPGDLAAILSSLEPGDVLFIDEIHRLPRAIEEVLYPAMEDFCLDIVVGKGPEARSVRLDLPPFTLVGATTRAGALSAPLRDRFGVLLRLEYYDDRSLAEIVVRSAHLFEVEIEQVAAMEMARRSRGTPRIANRLLKRVRDYAQVLGDGMITEGLAQQALELLQVDPRGLDHIDHKLVTNMIERFRGGPVGLDTLAASIGEERVTIEDVYEPYLMQIGLIQRTPRGRVATHLAYEHFGYEYPQQT
- the ruvA gene encoding Holliday junction branch migration protein RuvA; this translates as MYDYLKGQITRITPEYIVLEQQGIGWQLNTPNPFAFRASALEQQIYVHLHVREDAQVLYGFPNLDQRELFRKLILVSGIGPKGALAILATGNPQQVISAIEREDEAFLVKFPGVGKKTARQMILDLKGKLGSLLDTIELPSTEDELPLFGVNPYKHELEEAILALMALGYSEKELEKIRPQLEDNDKLETTDAFMKQALQLLLKLK
- a CDS encoding aminoglycoside phosphotransferase family protein; the encoded protein is MDGEKAYIVEEVKPNIWKYKYQSNNYFVKRAKQVEIAEKVRAIHRQLGRLEPSLILPIVQSDDEQLIVQVWQEGSHGANFAHKKDRKESLKLLIALHDTHKKIAWQRVPGLHTYSQLLKWQMRHMRFKSRRNEFRAFLTKEEIDQILHYSDKSLQLIALEDVPEKDITLLHGDVVHHNFLWCSDGQLRLIDFDLAHLGEADDEYILWLHRVLPAVDYDLAKVFAELPELKRLDKRKLHRLKYPNELLREWLFAVDLPLEQQLVFLDYLVPFTKRALTYWPKLWYDIDRFVKK
- a CDS encoding LysM peptidoglycan-binding domain-containing protein; the protein is MRIHIVQKGDTLWKIAKEYGISFEDLKRLNVHLANPDYIVPGMEIILPEKINKEPHRDSHKEMPKKETQVHKETPTKESPKKEVQRPMPPPPPIVPPPPAPMPMPEPQMIPIPIPMPMPMQMPQQPMWVPQPVEMNWHQQVVMPQVEQTVTPPPVQIQPPPPPAPTPPPPPVAKPKPMPVPQPAPQPPMHIMPQMPVVPHCSSCHQPIYHHQMWWPMQMQPQVEHYAMPQPPMSYDMPDHKVGGMEDFLESTSPFFPTHNEQMKPQFDMMPNMNMGMPDMNMGQSCGCGSQPMPMPMPMPDMNMGQSCGCGTKPMPMPDCGCHNQPMMMPNWQMDPCQCQPPCPSGAGPWMSPHYFPGGMTPYRW
- a CDS encoding transcription repressor NadR codes for the protein MKKMLGEERRLQLLTQLKKSKTPITGTDLAKFANVSRQVIVNDMTLLKARNEPIIATSQGYLYMHQEHLQQTVERTLPCLHTSDQTEDELMTIVDCGGTVKNVIVEHPIYGELIASIMVSNRHEVKQFIERVNETQANYLSALTGGIHLHVITAPSVEVLTLIEQALEKKGYLVQDQ
- a CDS encoding thiol-disulfide oxidoreductase DCC family protein, with translation MGGIILFDGVCNFCDSTVQFIIKRDQAGYFQFASLQSDFGQNLLAQFNISKNIDSVILIEHGQVFFESTAALKICKKLDRLWPCLYLFILVPPFIRNALYRLFAKYRYRLFGQKSECLLPTPSQRQRFLS
- the pheA gene encoding prephenate dehydratase; translated protein: MTKQQWENRIAYLGPEASFTYLATKATFPNEWLIPCATIPECIEAVAEGKVDLAVVPLENALEGSVTLTLDYLFHEATLYVTGELLLKIQQHLMVNKAQKDHWQSIEGVYSHPHALAQCHKYLFYRFSHVPLHQTTSTAAAAKYVSENPEECIAAVGNAAAAEKYGLEIVESNIHDFHFNHTRFFVLSKQNKRLPQELSEGQAKTTFMITLPTDRSGALHQVLSVFAWRQLNLSKIESRPLKTGLGDYFFMIDVLADEKEPMMRGAMEELAALGCKVKSLGTYFTYLTSDDAE
- a CDS encoding ACT domain-containing protein produces the protein MKNVANQRYYLVREDVLTDAMQKTLEAKHLLSSGSVSSIWDAVKQVDLSRSAFYKYRDAVFPFHSIVQERILTVFLQLQDRKGTLAKLLETVTITHCNVLTIHQTIPIQGRANVTLSLDVTSMTCDLDDLIQQLKRLDFVESAEVISSGAL
- the obgE gene encoding GTPase ObgE, translating into MFVDHVKIYVKGGDGGDGMVAFRREKYVPNGGPAGGDGGHGGNVVFEVDEGLRTLMDFRYKRHFKAPRGEHGMSKGMHGKNADDLIIKVPPGTVVINEETNAVIADLVEHQQRAIIAKAGRGGRGNSRFATPANPAPELSEKGEPGQELNVILELKVLADVGLVGFPSVGKSTLLSVVSAAKPKIGAYHFTTIVPNLGMIETDDHRSFAMADLPGLIEGAHEGVGLGHQFLRHIERTRVIVHVIDMSGMEGRDPYEDYLTINEELKQYNLRLTERPQIIVANKMDMPDAEENLAEFRQKVGEEVQIFPISAISRQGLKELLFAIADLLEVTPEFPLYDDLEEQSEATVMYKHEAKGEDFEITRDDDGTFIISGYAIERLFKMTDFSREDGIRRFARQLRAMGVDEALRERGAQDGDTVRLQEFEFEFVD